Within Gemmatimonadetes bacterium T265, the genomic segment ACACCCACGATCGGGCCGCGGGCAGGAAAGGTCTTGCGGTCGATGTTCATGTCCGCACCCACAAGGCAGCTGGAATTCGCACAAGGTCACCACACGGCTTGGTGCGCCCAGACCGCCGCGATGCGCTCGCGCAGCCACGCGGGCAGGGGGTCCGGCGCCTCCGACGAAGCGCTCCCACTCGATCATCCGCGAAAGGGACCGGGAACCCTTCACGTGCCGCCCGCCCGCGCCCGGACCGCGGCCGCCATGTCTTCAGCGAGGCGGAGCGTCCGGTAGTCTGCGCCGCGGGGATTCCGCAGAAGCGGTGGTTAGGCCACCTGGCGCCGGCGCTCACCGGCGGCGACGTAGGCGTGCGTGTAGCACGCGAACTTGCCGGCGAAGATCCCGGTGAATACGCCGGACAGCAGCGGACCGGCGAGGCGCAGCCCTGTCGATTGTACCAGCGCGCGCTCGACCACCGCGAGCGCACCGAACGCGTAGTCGCCGAAGCCTCATCTCGGGCGGTACTCCCCCGTGCAGGCGACGTGGCGCATGACCACATCGACCGTAAACACAGAGCCCTGTGTTGGGCTACCGCCACAGGACTGCCGCCGGGCGGGTCACAGCACCGCTCGGTGACGCGCCGTCGGCTCACTCGCGGAATCGACGGCGTCTCATGGCGCGCCCATGCGTGGAGCCCGCGCCGTCGACGCGACGGTCGCCGCCGCGGGTCCGCAACGGCGACGACGCGCGACTACCGGGTGCCGAGCGCCCGCGCGCGGCGGCGGACGTGGCGGATGATCGCGGCGTGGAATAGCAGCGCGACCCCGAGTCCGAGGACATGCCCGACCCAGCCGAGGCCACTCGCCGCGCCCACCACGCGCCACCCGAGCGCGGCGAGGGGGCCGAACAACCCGAGCGCGGTCCACAGCCCGGGGTTCGAGCGGCGCTCGACCACCGCCGCTCCGACGTGCGCGAGCGCGTTGACGAGCGTCGTATACACGGCCACGAGCCCGAAGCCGCCGTCGACCAGCCCCGCCAGGATCAGGGTGAGCGCGTAGACGCCCCAGACGCCGCCGACGTTAATCGTCGTCGTCGCGCGCGGCGTGAGGGCGTCCGCCCCACCGGCGAGGGTCGCGTTGATGTCCCGGCGGAACCGGTCGCCGTAGTGTTCCTCCATCTGATGGACGAGGTACGCCAGCAGCAGCGCGTAGACGAGCCCGAGCGCGGGCGGCCACGTTCGGAGCACGAGGGTCAGCACCACGAGCAGGAACGCGGCGGCCACGGTCCCGGCGAACGGCCAGTTCTGATCGAGCCAGGCGAGCGGCCGCGGGAGCTCGCGCGGGATCGCATCCGGATGCGTCACGGGGGGGAATTGGGAGTGCCTCACCACCGCCGGGCGGCGCCCGGCGCGACGCCGCTGGGGGCGGCCTGCCGCGGCCTAGCAGCCGGTGCGCCCGCGGCTTACGGCGGGAAAGGCTCGACGTACGTCTCGGCGGTGCGCGCGAGGTACACGGCCCGGCGCCCGGGGAACGACACGACGTACCCGGCGCACCCGGCCGCGACGACCTTCGCGCAGAACCCCGCATAGGTGTAGCCCGGGACCAGAGCTTGGGCCTCCCGGATCGCCGCCTGCACCGCGACGGGGTCCCACCCGGCGGCGACCGGCGCGCCAGTGTGGGTTGGCAGGACGACGCTGTCCCCGTCAGGCCGGTAATACGTCGCGCTCGCCCGGCGGAAGTCGACGGCGTAGCTCTCGAACCCCGCGTCGATCAGCGTGCCGGCGATCTGGGGGAAGGTCATGGTATTGCGTTCGGCGCCGTCGAGGCACGCCTGGGCGATCTGGGTGAGGCGGGGGTCCATGGGGGCGCTCCGTGTTGGTGGCGCGGTTTGGGGGGGGGGCGGTCGTGCCGTTGGGACCGAGACGGTCAGTCGACGGGTAGGGCGGTAATGCCGAGCCGGGTGACCCTGTCCTCAAGCAGACGCCGCGGGACGCGGCGCTCGTGCTCGGACGGGTACGCGAAGCACGCAGCGTCGTCCTGGTCGGCCACCACGGCCGGGGTGGGGACGAGGGCTGCCCCGGCCACCGTTAGGCGGACGTTCTGGGCTCGGCCGTCGTCGGTGCTATAATGACAGCGCCGCGGTGACGACGCGCTTCACCCGCACGATCGGTTCAGGCGAACCGATGCCCCGCCGACGCCGGTACTGCCGTGTGCGTCCGACCGCGGTGGGCGAGTGTGAGCAACGTCAGCCCGAGCACGGGCGCGATGACGTCCATGTAGAACGGTACGCCGGCGTTGCCGGGCGCGAAGTTGCCCGCGACGATCATCTGCCGAACGTGACCGACGGCGTCGCCGAGCAGGAAGATCGACGCGGCGGAGAGCGCCGCTGCCTGGAACGCCAGGGCGCGCCGGAACGCGAGACACGCGGTCACCCCGATGGCGAGGTCGGCCACGCCGACCTCGAACTGGAATGGGCTGACCCGCCAGCCGATGTGTGCGGCCGCGATGTCGGGGAAGCACACGTGTGATATCCCGGCCCACAGGCCCGTTACGCCGATCGGGAGGAGGAGTACCCAGGACAGGAGGCGGCCGACGGCCGGCTCGCGGCCCCGTCGAATTGCCGCGGCGACCAGCGCAGCGACCAACAGAATTGCGGGCAGGTTGCGAATCGTGAACCCGATGACTTCGGGGGCCATGTGTGTCACTCCGGTTGATGACTGCTTGGTTGGTGGCGCGCTCGGGGAAGTCTGCGGCGGACGGCGCACGCCTCTTCCCGTCAGGCCGCAGGGTGGGCCGCACGCGACGTCTCTTCCGGGCGTCAGGGCAGGGCGGAAGACGCCGCGGTGCGCGCGCGCTCCGGGTACCAACCCGTGAAGCGCGCCGCGCCGACGAGGGCCACGAGTGTCACGACCACGACGACGCGGGGCGGCAGGTCCGGCCGAACGAGCCACGCGAAGTCGACCGCGACCATCGCTGCGAAGGCCAGGGCCCACGCGGCCGTGATGGTCGTGTTGGTGCGTACGAAGCCGGGCTCGTCCCACACCGCGCGCGGCACGCTCTCGCGCGCGTACTGCAGCGTGAACGGCCGTCGGATGACGAGCGAGACGAGCACGATCGCCAACAGCCCCGCGTCGACCGCGAGGCGCACGCCGGCGGTCGACCAGTCCGCGCCCGCCAGCGCGCCGTAGCACGCGAGGCCGCCGAACAGCACCACGGTGCCCACCTCCAGCACCTTGGGCGTCTGCTTTCGGAGCAGGAGGTCGCGGAGCAGGAACCCGAGCGCCGTCGCCGCCGCCCCGAGCAGGCCGGGCTCGACGCCCGCCACCCGCTCGAGCACGACGAAAACCAGGAAGGGTGCGAAGGCGAGCAGGACGTTCATGTCGGACTCCGTGTGCGATACGTGTTCACGCAGCTCTCACATCCCCGTCCGCGAAACGACCCGGGAACCCTTCACCCGCGGGCCCGACGCGCGGGCGGCGTTGCGGCCCGCTCGGGCCGCGGATCGGCACGTGACGGATTCGCCGGCCGGTTTGCGGATGGTGCGTTCGACGGGCTCTGTCAAGTTGCCGAGGCGCGAGTCGACGCCGGGCGGCCGGGTGGCGTCCGGACATGCGATGCTATCGTTAGGCGGCGCGCAGGCCGGCGACCGCGCGCCACGTGATAACGCGCTCGCGCATCGTCGCGCGGTACACAGCCGCCGCGAGCCGATGGCGCCCGGGGCGGAACAGGCTCCCCACGCGGCTGAGGGCGTCGAGGAACCGCTGGGCGGACGCGGGCGACTTGAACCGGCGCATGACCCGCTCGCGCAGCCGTGTTGGTTGGTGCGCCTGCTCGACGCGGTTGTTGCAGCGCCGGGCGGATCGCACCTGCTGGTGCCCGACGCCGACGAGCTCCGGGAGCCGCGCCAGGGCCGCCGCGTAGCTGCCCAACTTGTCGGTCGTGACACGCTCGGGCGGCACGGCGCCGGCCAGCAGCCGGCGGAAGAACCGCGCGGCGGCGGCGGTGTCGCGGCGCTCTTGCAGGAGCACGTCGAGCGTCTGCCCGTGCTCGTCGACCGCCCGCCACGGCCAGTGCACCCGACCGCCCACCCGCGTGGCCGCCTCGTCGAGGTGCCACGTCCGCCCGGGGCGCCCCTCGCGCCGCCGCAGCGCCTCGGCGTACTGCGCCCCGAACTTGGCCACCCACCCGCGGACCGTCTCGTACGAGACGACGATGCCGCGCTCGGCCAGGAGTTCCTCGACGTCGCGGTAGCTCAGGGCGCAGCGGAGGTAAAGGCGGACCGCGTCGGCGATCACCTCGGCCGGGAACCGATGCCCGCGGTAGGGACTGACACGATCGGGCACGGGCGCTCGGCTCGGGTCTCGACGGGACCGAAGCTACACCCGCGACCCCAACCTGACAGAGCCGTGGACCGTCATACGTAATGCGTGTCCGGCGAGAATTCGTGCGCACGACGGGACCACTTTCGGCGGACCGGATGGGGCCAATGACGTAACGCCGTGGTCGAGCATTGCCCCATGCCGGGCGGCGATGTACATACGGACTGCCCCCCCGCGCGAAGCGCCTAACACGATCGCACCGCATGCACACCGCCGGTTCGTCACTCCCGCTCGTGTTGCCGCCGGCCCGCCCGACGAGCGCGCCCGCCCGGCCGTCGGGCGTCTACGCGCGCACCGGGAACGCCGCCGCGCCGACCGGCGAGTCCGGCGCCGCGCCCGACGCGCCGGAGCGCACCCTGGACCCCGTCGATTGGAACGCGTTAGGCAGTCTCGGCGCGCGCATGCTCGAGGACATGTTGATCCACCTCCGGACGGTGCGGGAGCGCCCGGTCTGGCAGCCCACACCGGCGGACGTGCGCGCGGCCTTCACGTCCGGGCTGCCCGAGACCCCGTCGAGCGCTGAGTCGGTGTACGAGGCGTTCCGGCGAAACGTGCTGCCGTACCATACCGGCAACATCCACCCGCGTTTCTGGGGGTGGGTCATGGGGACCGGGTCCCCGACCGGCATGCTCGCCGAACTCCTCACGGCGGCGATGAACGGCAACGCGATCGGCGGCGACCAGGCGAGTACGTACGGCGAGGCGCAGGTCCTCGGCTGGATCAAGGCGATGCTCGGGTATCCGGCGGACGCGAGCGCGATCCTCGTGACCGGCGGCTCGGTTGCGAACCTGATCGGCATCACCGCCGCCCGGAACGCCCGGACCGGGATCGACGCCGACGGCCACGGCCTGGCCGGGTCGACGGAGCGGCCCGTGCTCTACTGCTCGACCGAGACGCACAACTGCGTCGCGAAGGCGGCGTCGCTGCTCGGACTCGGACGCCGCGGCGTCCGCCAGCTTCCCGTCGACTCCGGCTACGCGCTCGACCTCCGCGCGCTCGAGCAGGCCATCCGCGAGGACCGGGCGCGCGGGCTGCGCCCGTTCTGCGTGGTCGGGAACGCGGGAACCGTCAACACCGCGGCGTTCGACGATCTCACCCGTCTGGCGGACATCGCGCGCGAGCACGACCTGTGGTTCCACGTCGACGGCGCGTTCGGCGCGCTCGCCGCGCTCGTCCCCGAGCTCCGGCACCTCGTCGCGGGTATGGAGCGGGCCGACTCGCTCGCCGTGGACCTGCACAAGTGGCTGCACATGCCCTACGACGTCGGCTGCGCGCTCGTCCGCGACCAGGGTGCGCACCGCGCGGGCTGGGCACAGTCCGCCTCGTATCTCGCGCCGCAGGCGCGGGGCATTGCGGCCGGATCGCAGTGGTTCTCCGAATACGGGCCCGATCTTTCGCGCGGCGATCGGGCGCTCAAGGTGTGGATGGAACTCCAGATCCACGGCCGTGCGGCGTACGCCGACCTGGTCTCGCAGAACGTCGCGCAGGCACGGTACCTCGCGGCGCGGATCGAGCAGACCGACGGACTCGAGCTCGCGGCGCCGGTCGGCCTCAACATCGTCTGTCTGCGCATGACCGTCCGGGGCGCGGACGCGGCGGCGCATGACGCCCTCAACAAAGAGTTGTTGCTCCGTCTGCAGGAGTCGGGGGTCGCGCTGCCCACGAGTACGGTCCTTGGCGACCGGTTCGTGATCCGCGTCGCGATCACGAACCACCGCACGCGGTGCGCCGACCTCGACCTCTTCGTGGACGCGGTGCGCGCGATCGCCGGCGAGCTCCAGCGCACCGCCTAACGTATCTCTTTCCCGCTCCGGCGATGCGCATCGTTCCGTACACCGCGGCGCACCGCGCCGCCTTCCGGGATCTCAACCTCGCGTGGCTGCGCGAGCACTTCGCCGTCGAGCCGCGCGACGAACGCGACCTCGGCGACCCCGAGACCTACATCCTCGGCGACGGCGGTTTCATCTTCGTCGCCGAGCGGGACGGGACGGCCGTCGGGACCTGCGCGCTGATGCGCGCGCACGGCGCCGGCGGCGAAACGTACGAGCTCGCGAAGATGGCCGTGGCCGAAGACGCACGCGGGTACGGGATCGGGCGCGCGCTCGCCGAGGCGGCGATCGCCCACGCGCGGGCCCTCGGCGCCTCGCGCGTCGAGTTGTTCACGAATCCGCGCCTCGCGCCCGCCGTGCACCTGTACCGCCAGCTCGGCTTCCGCGAGGTGCCGATGACCGCAACACCGTACGGCCGTGCGGCGCTCAAGATGGCGTGCGACCTGCGGCCGAACGGGGGCGAACACGACGTTCCCGGAGCACCCGCGGCAACCGGATACGCGGTCAGCGTTCGCGAGTCGGCGAACGGCACCGCGGTGGTCCTAGAGCCGGCGACGCACTACGCGTGGGGCGCGGGGTGCGACGGCTGGCACCTGCTCCAGCACCCGGCCCTCTCGGTGATCGCCGAACGCATGCCCCACGGGACCGCCGAAGTTCGGCACCGGCACGTCGTGGCCCGCCAGTACTTCCTCGTCCTCGCCGGCGAGTTGCACGTCGAGTGCGACGGTGCACGCCACGTCCTGCGCGCGCGCCAGGGCCTGCACATTCCGCCCGGCGTCGCCCACCAGGTGCTGAACGAGTCGGGCGCGTCGGCCGACTTCGTCGTGATCTCGGGGCCGCCGAGCCACGGCGACCGCGTCGCCGCGCCGCACCCGACCGATGCGTGACGCTTCGGCCTTCTCTCATTCCGATCTCGTGTCGCCATCGCCCCCGCCGCCCACTGCCCCACTCCGACGCGTCGCCGTGTTCACCACCAATCCCGCCGGCGGCAATCCCGCCGGGGTCTGGGTCGGCGACGTGTTGCCGGACGCGGCCGAGATGCAGCGCATCGCCGCCGAGGTCGGGTACTCCGAGACGGCGTTCGTCGCCCCGGCGGCAGGTACGCAGCGCCAGGTGCGCTACTTCAGCCCCGAGGCCGAAGTTCCGTTCTGCGGCCACGCCACCGTGGGCGCCGGAGCCGTGCTCGGCGAGACCACCGGGGACGGGACGTACCACCTGTCGACCCCGGTCGGCGTCGTCCCGGTCGTCGTGCGCACGCGCGACGGCGTGCGGGAGGCCTCGCTCACGTCTGTCGGCCCGCGGCACACGGCGGCCGACCCGCGACTCGTCGGCGAGATCCTTGACGCGCTCGGCTGGCAAGCGAGCGAGCTCGATCCCGCCATCCCGCCCGCCCGCGCGTACGCCGGGGCCTGGCACCTCGTCCTCGCGGCCGAGACACCCGAGCGACTCGCGCGGCTGACTTACGACTTCGACCGCGTGAAGCGGCTCATGCTCGGCGCCGGCCTCACCACCCTGCAGCTCGTCTGGCGCGAATCGCCGACCGTATTCCACGCACGGAACCCGTTCCCCGTGGGCGGCGTGGTCGAGGACCCCGCTACTGGCGCGGCCGCCGCGGCGCTGGCGGGCTACCTCCGCGACAGCGGGCGGCTCGCCGTGCCGGCGCGGGTGCACGTGCGCCAGGGGGAGGCGATGGGGCGGCCGGGTCACCTCGTCGTCGACGTCCCGGCGCGGGGTGGGATCGTCGTCACCGGCGCCGTGGTCCCGATGCCGCACACGCCGTGAGCGTTACACGCCGTGAGCGTCGGTGTCCGGTCGCGGTGCACCGCCCGGGTGGCCCCGTCGACTCCGCCGGCTCTGGTGCTACCGTCGTCGCCACCGGCCACGGATGTTCAGGCGGTACGGCGCTGCCCGACCCAATCACTGACCGTGACCATGGACCGACTCCCGCCTAACGTCGCCCTCGTGCCCATCGACGTGCAGCAAGCGTTCAACGACCCGCGCTGGGGCGAGCGGAACAACCCCGACGCGGAGGCGAGGGCCGCCGAGCTCCTGCGGGCCTGGCGGGCGAGCGGCCGCCCGATCGTTCACGTGCAGCACGTGAATCCGCGACCGGGCAGCCTCTTCAATCCAGGTGGGCCCGGCGTCCCGCCGAAACCCGAGGCGAGGCCGGAAGCCGGCGAGCCGGTGATCACGAAAGACGTGAACAGCGCGTTCATCGGGACCGATCTCGAGGCCCACCTCCGGTCCGCCGGGATTACGACCCTCGTGCTGTTCGGGTTGACCACGGATCACTGTGTCTCGACGACGGCGCGCATGGCCGGGAATCTCGGGTTCGACACGTACGTCGTGGCCGACGCGACGGCCACGTTCGAGCGCACCGCGCCGAGTGGGCGTCACTACACCGCGCAGGAGATGCACGACACCGCGCTCACCAGCCTCAGCGGCGAGTTCGCCACCGTGGTCGACGCCGCAGACGTTCTCGCGGCGTTGCGCTGAGCGTCCGGCTCGCCCGTCCGGTCGTCGGTCGCCCCCGCCGTCCCGTTCGCGGCAGTCACATGACGGGGTCGGCGGCAGCGGCCGCGCGGACTCCGTCGACGAGGTCGAGTGGCGCCCCGCTCGGTTCGACCGCCACGGAGATGTGACCGCCGCGGATCGGAACGACGAGTTGAAAGAAGTGTCCGTACCGAACGAGCACGTACTCGAGTCCCCCGCAGTCGATGCGCCCGCGCTGACCGGCGAGCGTGAGGAGCGTGGGGTTCACGAGCAGCTCCTCGTAGCGATCGGACTCCGCCGCGCTCGCGTTAGGCGCGGCACGCGCGGCCAGGTCGAGGCGCCCATCGACGTACGTCGCGACGTAGCGCACGTCGGGCGACAGCGCGAACACGCGGGCGGCGAGCGGGGTCATCCCGTCACGCGGCGGCGAGCGCCTGCTGGAGATCCTCGACCAGGTCGGCGGCGTCCTCCAGTCCCGCGCTCACGCGGATGAAGCCGGGCGGGACGGCGTCGCCGCCCCACCGCGCGCGCCGTTCCGCCGTCGTGTGCGTTCCACCGAAGCTCGTCGCCTCCCGAACGACCCGGCACGCCGCGAGGAACCGCTCGGCCGCCGCGCGATCGGCCAGCGTGAAGCTGACCACCGGGCCGAAGCACTGCATCTGCCGCGCGGCGATCGCGTGGGCCGGGTCGTCGGCCAGCCCCGGGTAGCGCACCGCCTGCACCGCCGGGTGCGAGCGCAAGAACTCCGCGATCGTCTGCGCGTTGGCGCAGCTCCGCTGGAGTCGCACGTCGAGCGTGGCCAGCGAGCGGTGTGCGAGCCACACCTCCATCGGGCCGGGTACCGCCCCCGTCCGCGTTCGCCACTGGCGCAGGGTGTCCGCCCACGCGGCGTCCCGCACCGCGACGTGCCCGAGGAGGAGGTCGCCGTGGCCGGTCAACGCTTTCGTGTCCGACGCGACCGAGAAGTCCGCGCCGAGCGCGAGCGGGACCTGCCCGAGCGGGGTCGCCGTGGTGTTGTCGACAGCCACGAGTGCGCCCGCGGCGCGGGCCGCCGCGGCAATGGTCGAGACGTCGCACACGTCGAGCGTCGGATTCACGGGGCTCTCGATCCAGACGAGCCGTGCGCCCCGGACACTCCCGGCCACCGCGCTGACCGTCGGGATCTCGCGGACCGTCACCCCAGCGGGCGCGAGGTGCTCCCGCACGAGGGCGCGAATGGTGTAGTACCCATCGCTCGGAAGGACGAGCACATCTCCCGGGCGCAGGACGACGCCGAGCACGGCCGCCGCGGCGGCCATGCCCGACGCGAAGGTAACGGCGGGACCGCCTTCGAGGTCACCGAGCGCGGCCTCGAACTGCGTCCACGTCGGATTGTGATACCGGCCGTAGGTGTACGCGGTGTCGGCGGGGTCACCGGCCGCGTGGTACACGGCGGCGAACGTGGGTCCGGGGAGAAACGGCATCCCCTGCGCGGGCGCGGGCACACCCGCGCGGACGACACGCGTGGCAGGCCGGGGCCGAGGGGGGACGGGCGGTTCCGACATGAGACGTCCAATTTCCGGGAGCGATCGTTTCCGAGTGGTACCACAATCCGCGTGCGCGCTGTCGTTGCCCGGCGCCTGCGCACGAATCGCGGTGGCGCGCGCCACCACGTCCTGACGTCGTTGGCCCCGTCCGTTGGACGGACGGTAGCCGAGTAGGGTCGCGCGCGTAGGCGGGACATCCGGAAGGTTATGTCGCCGCCGCGCCGATCGGCGACGTATGCCGGCGCGGGGTTCTCTCGAACCACCCCGCGGCGGAGTCCCCGCGGGCGCTCGCCGTCAGGCGCCTAACACCTCGCGAAGGACGTCGACGCCCTGCCGCAGCGCGACGTCGTCCAGCGACGCGTACCCTAACAGCAGCGCGCCGTCGGCCGCGCGCGGCCCGACGTGGTACATCGAGAGCGGCGGTGCTTCCACGCCACGCGCCGCGAGGGCCGACGACACTGCCGCGTCGCTCCGGCCCGGCGGAAGCCAGCCGAGGAGGTGCAGGCCGGCTGCCGCGGGACGGAGCGTGATCCGGCCCCGTAACTCGCGTTCGGCGAGTGCCACGAGCGCCGCTTGGCGGGCCGCGTACAGCGTCCGCATCCGCCGGACGTGCCGCGCGAAGTGCCCCTCGATGATGAAGTCGGCGAGGACCGCCTGCTCGAGCGGCGACGCCGAACCGGCCGCGAACGCGCGCGCGCGCGCGAACGCGTCGGTGAGATCGTGCGGGACGATCAAGTACCCGATTCGGAGGGACGGGAATACCGTCTTGCTGAACGTGCCGACGTAGAGCACGCGGCCGTCCGGGTCCAGCCCGTGGAGCGCCGGCAGCGGGTGACCGGCGAACCGGTACTCGCTTTCGTAATCGTCCTCGACGATCCACGCATTGGCCCCGCGCGCCCACTGCAGCAGCGCGCGGCGGCGCACGTGACTCATGGTCGCCCCGAGCGGAAACTGGTGCGACGGGGTCGTATACACGAGCCGGGCGTCGGGTGCGATCCGCATCCCGGCGGCGACGTCGAGCCCCTCCGCGTCGACGGGTACGGGCGCGATCCGTGCGCCGGCGATCGTCAACACCCCGCGCATCCCGAGGTAGCCCGGGTCCTCCATCCATGCCGTGTCGCCGGGATCGAGCAGGACCTGTACGGCGAGGGCGAGCGCCTGCTGCGCGCCACTCGTGATGAGCACCTGGCCCGGTTCGCAGCGAACGCCGCGCGCGGCGCCGACGTAGACGGCGACCGCTTCGCGTAGCGGGCGGTGCCCGAACGCCTCGCCGTGGTCGAGGAATTCGAGCGGTACGCGCTGGTACCGTCGTGCGGCAAGGCGCGCCCAGAGATCGACCGGAAACCGGTCCAGCGCCGGCGTGCCGTGGCGGAATGGACGCGGCGCGAGGCCGAGGCGCGGCATGCCGTCGCTCAGGAGCGCCGTCCGCGCGCCGCGTCGGGCGATCACCGGCCGCGAGCCCGCCGTGGGCCGTGTGCCTAACGGTTCACGTCGCGCGTCGACGCGCAGGAGGGCGTCGGGGAGCTGCGGCGCGACGCGCGTGCCCGCGCCGGGGCGCCCGCGGAGGTACCCTTCTGAGGTGAGCTGCGTCATCGCCAGGAGGACCGTGTTGCGCGACACGCCGAGGTCCGCCGCGAGCGCGCGGGTCGACGGAACGCGATCGTTCGGGCGGAGTCGGCCGACGACGATCAGGTCGCGCACCGCGCTGTAGATCTGCCGGTGAAGCGGCTCCCGAGCCGCGGGGTCGACGGCGATCAACAACGACGCGACGTCACTGGGGCGCGCCGGGCGCTTCGACCGGACGCCGGCGCGCGGTGGTCGTGAGGCGTCGGGCCCCGTCCGATCGGACGTCGACATCGTCGCACTCCGCCGAGGCATTCGCGTGTGAAGGTAACGCGGGGGGTGTTCCGCGAGCGCCTGTCGGGCGTGGCGGACCGGATCACGACTGAACCGCGTAGGAAGCTCCGGGGTGGCGCTGGCGCTCCTCCCGAGCGGGCGCGCGACGACGAGAGGCGCGCTCGTTAGGAATCTCCTCCCCTCGGCCGAAGAGATGATGCCCGCGAGCGCGCGAGAACACGAGCGGCTGGGCTGGGCGCCGACCCCTCGGTGGCGTGATAGGCAGGTTTGGCCTGGCGCCGCGCGCGCACGCGGCGCCGCGGCCGCCAACTCTCGGTGTTGCAACGCGATCGGCGCGCGCTGGCCGGATCGGGACCCGCGCGTGATGCCGACCACACCGCTCAAGGAGGTACCGTGGAGAGATCGCGGACCGTCGCGCTCCTGCTGGCTCCTGGCGGGCGCCGCATTCCTCGTGGCGGACCTACTCGCGGGCCGGCGTCGGCCGGCGTTCTTCGGTCGCGACGCTTTGCCCCACCGAGTATGCGGTCACGTCGCGCCCCGTCCGTGCGGGTCGGCGCTCATCGCACGCGCGGTCGTGAGGGCCGCGAATGCTGGCGGGGTACGCGCCCGTCTGCCGCGGCGGCATAACGGGACGCTCAGTGTTCCAGCGGATCGGCGGTGCCCACGAGGAGTGTCCGGCCGAGGCCGGCCGCTCGGTCCGTCCCATAATGCCCTTTATCGGCCGCTCGACGTGCCGGTCCCGGGTGATGGACCGGCGGGGCGCTCCCCATGCAACGACGCCGGATGGGGCATGTGCGCGGCACTCCGGCATCGGGCAGCACCTGACTGCGGCGAGCACGGGGCGCGGGGCGGACCGACCGAACCCTCGACGGCGCGCCGCGCCCAACGGCTACGCCCACGCCGCGGCAACCGGCGCGCCACCCCGACGACGATCACGAGCCCGCCACCGACGAGCACGAACACGCCCGAGTCGGGAACCGTCCCCGGGATCAACGTCGCCGAGCGGATCGGGACGAACGGGCAGTGGCGGCGCCCGGGGTGTTGGAGCACCCGCTGACGGCGCCGTCGGCCGTCTTCGGCGGATCGAGCGTGGGCGCCGGATCGCACCACGCGTCCCGACGCGCCCCCCGAAGTGCCAGCCCGCCGTCACGGCGGCCACGCTGCACGGCTCTCATCCCGGCCGGTCTTTGGGTCGTCGAGCCGTTCGTTAAACGGAAGTGTTGTCCTTACGCGTTGACGTAATTGATCAGATCGCGGAGCGTGACCGACGTCGTCCCGGTGATGGCCGACGTCCACGCGTCGGGCACCGGGACGGCGATCGTTAGGCCGTGGTCCGCCGCCGTGGGTGCGGGGACGTCGACCGTGCCGCCGGCGCCGGCCGTCGTCGCATACTCCGGATTGAAGTAGACGGAGCCCATGTTGTAGAAGATCCCGCCGGCGACGACCTCGGCCACCAGCCGACTCCCGAGCGCGCCGAGCATCCGGTCGCCGCCCTGCAGTTCCGCTTCCTTGATGATGTGGTACCACAGCGGCGTCTTGGACGCCGGCTGCCCGAGGGCGTCGAGGTCGCGGGTGAACAAGTGGTGGACGTGCGGATCCGGGGCCACGTCGGACGGCAGCAGCTTGGGGCCGGTCGGCGCGACCGCCGGGCCGTCGTCGGCGGAGATATAGAAGTCGTACCATTCGACCAGGCTGCCGGCGGCGCTGGCGAGGAGGACGCGGCGGGGGTCGCTCATCGGGCGGTGCGGCGAGTGCGGTCGCGCGACCGCCGGGTTCGGGTCGCCTGCTCGTCGGCACGCGGGGCATCCTCGACCCGGCCGGCTTGGACTTCCGGTCCGGTGGAGGTCTCCGGGTCG encodes:
- a CDS encoding amino acid decarboxylase is translated as MHTAGSSLPLVLPPARPTSAPARPSGVYARTGNAAAPTGESGAAPDAPERTLDPVDWNALGSLGARMLEDMLIHLRTVRERPVWQPTPADVRAAFTSGLPETPSSAESVYEAFRRNVLPYHTGNIHPRFWGWVMGTGSPTGMLAELLTAAMNGNAIGGDQASTYGEAQVLGWIKAMLGYPADASAILVTGGSVANLIGITAARNARTGIDADGHGLAGSTERPVLYCSTETHNCVAKAASLLGLGRRGVRQLPVDSGYALDLRALEQAIREDRARGLRPFCVVGNAGTVNTAAFDDLTRLADIAREHDLWFHVDGAFGALAALVPELRHLVAGMERADSLAVDLHKWLHMPYDVGCALVRDQGAHRAGWAQSASYLAPQARGIAAGSQWFSEYGPDLSRGDRALKVWMELQIHGRAAYADLVSQNVAQARYLAARIEQTDGLELAAPVGLNIVCLRMTVRGADAAAHDALNKELLLRLQESGVALPTSTVLGDRFVIRVAITNHRTRCADLDLFVDAVRAIAGELQRTA
- a CDS encoding oxidoreductase — its product is MFTTNPAGGNPAGVWVGDVLPDAAEMQRIAAEVGYSETAFVAPAAGTQRQVRYFSPEAEVPFCGHATVGAGAVLGETTGDGTYHLSTPVGVVPVVVRTRDGVREASLTSVGPRHTAADPRLVGEILDALGWQASELDPAIPPARAYAGAWHLVLAAETPERLARLTYDFDRVKRLMLGAGLTTLQLVWRESPTVFHARNPFPVGGVVEDPATGAAAAALAGYLRDSGRLAVPARVHVRQGEAMGRPGHLVVDVPARGGIVVTGAVVPMPHTP
- a CDS encoding GntR family transcriptional regulator: MIAVDPAAREPLHRQIYSAVRDLIVVGRLRPNDRVPSTRALAADLGVSRNTVLLAMTQLTSEGYLRGRPGAGTRVAPQLPDALLRVDARREPLGTRPTAGSRPVIARRGARTALLSDGMPRLGLAPRPFRHGTPALDRFPVDLWARLAARRYQRVPLEFLDHGEAFGHRPLREAVAVYVGAARGVRCEPGQVLITSGAQQALALAVQVLLDPGDTAWMEDPGYLGMRGVLTIAGARIAPVPVDAEGLDVAAGMRIAPDARLVYTTPSHQFPLGATMSHVRRRALLQWARGANAWIVEDDYESEYRFAGHPLPALHGLDPDGRVLYVGTFSKTVFPSLRIGYLIVPHDLTDAFARARAFAAGSASPLEQAVLADFIIEGHFARHVRRMRTLYAARQAALVALAERELRGRITLRPAAAGLHLLGWLPPGRSDAAVSSALAARGVEAPPLSMYHVGPRAADGALLLGYASLDDVALRQGVDVLREVLGA
- the cysA gene encoding putative cystathionine gamma-lyase, whose protein sequence is MPAPAQGMPFLPGPTFAAVYHAAGDPADTAYTYGRYHNPTWTQFEAALGDLEGGPAVTFASGMAAAAAVLGVVLRPGDVLVLPSDGYYTIRALVREHLAPAGVTVREIPTVSAVAGSVRGARLVWIESPVNPTLDVCDVSTIAAAARAAGALVAVDNTTATPLGQVPLALGADFSVASDTKALTGHGDLLLGHVAVRDAAWADTLRQWRTRTGAVPGPMEVWLAHRSLATLDVRLQRSCANAQTIAEFLRSHPAVQAVRYPGLADDPAHAIAARQMQCFGPVVSFTLADRAAAERFLAACRVVREATSFGGTHTTAERRARWGGDAVPPGFIRVSAGLEDAADLVEDLQQALAAA
- a CDS encoding IS6 family transposase, encoding MPDRVSPYRGHRFPAEVIADAVRLYLRCALSYRDVEELLAERGIVVSYETVRGWVAKFGAQYAEALRRREGRPGRTWHLDEAATRVGGRVHWPWRAVDEHGQTLDVLLQERRDTAAAARFFRRLLAGAVPPERVTTDKLGSYAAALARLPELVGVGHQQVRSARRCNNRVEQAHQPTRLRERVMRRFKSPASAQRFLDALSRVGSLFRPGRHRLAAAVYRATMRERVITWRAVAGLRAA